The genomic segment TTCGCTCATAGCGCTTGCTGATTCCGTATTGCGCCCGAGGGCCGGGCAGGTTGATCTCAAAGGCGCGTATTCTACCGGAAAATAGCGACAAATTCCGTAGTAATAATGAGGTTTGAGCAAAGCATAAATTTGCCTGCTACAATGCCGCCTTCGATAAGTCCTTGCTGCCACCGGGAGAAAGACCCTGATTACTCGTATCTGGCTACTACTGGCACTGTGGTTGATGTCGGCTGCCGTTGTGCAGGCCGATCAAGTTGTGAACCTTTACGATGCCGAAGAACTGGTGAAAAGCCAGTCCCAGGCCCAGCGCGAAGCCGCTGCTAAACATGCGCTCGAACGCGTAATTGTGCGAGTGTCGGGTTCGCGCCAGGCGCTTGAGGCCGCACCGGTAAAACAGGCTTTGGTGCGCGCTCAGGATTACGTTTACGAATACAGTTATGCCAATAGCGACGAAACCCTGCCTGGGGTAAATGGTGAGCCGGTTCCCGCTTCGTTAATCAAACTTAAGTTTTCCTCGGCGTTGGTAGAGCAGCTGTTGCGCGACAGTGGCCTGACGTTTTGGCCCGCTAACCGCCCATTAGTATTGGTTTGGGTGGTCAATAACGATACTGGTCGGGTGCAGCTGGTCAGCGAGCCTGAAGCCTGGCAGAGCCTGCGCGAGGCCGCCCAATTGCGTGGCCTGCCTATCAGTGCGCCACTGTTTGATCTGGAAGACCACCTGGCTATGCCCGCCGAGAGTTTGTGGCAGTTTGATGAGGTGCAGATTCGCGAAGCCTCAGAGCGCTACCGCGCCGACGGTATTTTAGTGATTCGTTACAGCACCTTGTCCGACGGCCAACTGCGCGGCGACTGGACGTTAATGCACCCGGAGGGCGAAGGCTCCTTTGATGGCGCAGGCGATAGTGCGCAAGCGCTGTTGCAAAAGGCCGTTAATGATGTGGCCGATCGCTTTGCCAGCCTTTACGCGATTAACCCAAGCGAGTCGGGCGCCGCCAGCATTGCTATGTTGGTTACCAATGTTGATAGCTTTGCCGCTTACAAACGCGCCGAAAAATATCTGTCTTCTCTGGCGCTGGTGCGCCGGGTACAAATGCACAGTTTTAATGACCAGGGTTTGGTACTAAAACTGTTTACCGAAGGCGATATTACCCGCCTGGAAAATACTCTGGCGCTGGATCAAACCCTGATGCCTGCCTCCGATAGCGTCAGCCTGTCGGACAACCGCTACCAGGCGCGCGGTTCGATGCAGCGCCCCCTGCGCTACCGTTTGGCGGAGGAGGGCACGCCGTGAGTTCTGTACCGCAGCAGTTATCTCTGGGGGTAAGTCTTAAAGATGACGCTACCTTCGATAACTTCTACGCCCCTGAGGGTTCGGCCAATGCGCAGGTCATCGCCGCCCTTAATCAACAGGTTGAGGGCACAGGTGAGCAGTTTATCTACCTGTGGGGTGGCGCAGGCGCCGGTTTAACCCACCTGTTGCAAGCCAGTTGTCATTACGCCGAGTCGCGCAATCTGAGTGTGCAGTATTTGCCTTTGCGCGATGTTATGGGGTTTGCTCCCGAAGCGCTGTTGGATGGTATGGACCAGCTGAGTATGGTCTGCCTCGATGGCCTTGACGCTATTGCGGGGCAGGCGAGCTGGGAGCGCGCTTTATTCAACCTGTACAATTCCCTGCGCGATAGCGGGCGACTGTTGCTGGTGGCGGCCACCGGAAATCCGCGTTCACTGCCGGTGGAGTTGCCCG from the Gilvimarinus sp. DA14 genome contains:
- the hda gene encoding DnaA regulatory inactivator Hda — translated: MSSVPQQLSLGVSLKDDATFDNFYAPEGSANAQVIAALNQQVEGTGEQFIYLWGGAGAGLTHLLQASCHYAESRNLSVQYLPLRDVMGFAPEALLDGMDQLSMVCLDGLDAIAGQASWERALFNLYNSLRDSGRLLLVAATGNPRSLPVELPDLRSRLMWGSTFQVHSLSDEDKVRALRVRARERGLELNEEVATFIVQRVPRDMNQLFCYLHRLDHASLAEQRKLTIPFVKKVLGL
- a CDS encoding DUF2066 domain-containing protein, which produces MSAAVVQADQVVNLYDAEELVKSQSQAQREAAAKHALERVIVRVSGSRQALEAAPVKQALVRAQDYVYEYSYANSDETLPGVNGEPVPASLIKLKFSSALVEQLLRDSGLTFWPANRPLVLVWVVNNDTGRVQLVSEPEAWQSLREAAQLRGLPISAPLFDLEDHLAMPAESLWQFDEVQIREASERYRADGILVIRYSTLSDGQLRGDWTLMHPEGEGSFDGAGDSAQALLQKAVNDVADRFASLYAINPSESGAASIAMLVTNVDSFAAYKRAEKYLSSLALVRRVQMHSFNDQGLVLKLFTEGDITRLENTLALDQTLMPASDSVSLSDNRYQARGSMQRPLRYRLAEEGTP